GCACAATTCACGTCATGGTCAGATACAGTGAAGTATATGAGTCGGGAGGCGACTTCTATCTTTTCTGCACAACGCCTGCCTCAAAGCGCTGGTGTCTGTGCAGTCGTGCAGTGATCCAGTACACAAATACCATTAGACATGGCCGCCCCCAGAAAAGGCTTTTATCATTTATAAATAATAGAACAGATCACACATAAACATTctcttattttattattattctacTTATGTTAACACaaacataataaagaaaaatataaaagatgACACCTTTCCGCCAAATTTTCAATGTCTAATAAGTTTTGATTTCtgaaaaaaacatttcccaccatctatgcataaaatgacttctctcctgtgtgagttctctgatgttgaacaagatgtgatttctgggTAAAACctttccagcattctgaacataaatatggcttctcccctgtgtgagttctttgatgtttaacaagttctgatttctgggtaaaacattttccacattctgagcatgaaaatggcctctcccctgtgtgagttctttgatgtttaacaagaactGATTTcctagtaaaacattttccacattctgaacatgaaaacggcctctcccctgtgtgagttctttgatgtgtaacaagatctgatttctgagtaaaacatttcccacattctgaacattcaAATGGTTTTTCCTTTGTGTGACTTCTCTGATGCTGAACAAGATTtggtttctgagtaaaacatttcccacattctgaacatgaaaatggtttctctcctgtgtgagttctttgatgtttaacaagatctgatttctgagtaaaacatttcccacattctgagcatgaaaatggcttctcctttGCGTGACTTCTCTGATGTTGTTCAAGATttgatttccgagtaaaacatttttcacattctgagCATTTAAGTGGTATCTCCTTTGTATGAGTTCTCTGATGTTGTTCAAGATttgatttccgagtaaaacatttttcacattctgaacatgaaaacggcttctcccctgtgtgaattattTGATGTTCAAGAAGACTTGACTTATTAGTAAAACAatgtccacattctgaacatgaaaatagctTCTCCACTGTGTGAGTTCTTAGATGTTCAACAACATCTGATTTCCGAGTaaaacgtttcccacattctgggcatTGTAAgaacttctcccctgtgtgaattctctgatgttgaacaagatttgattcCTGAGTAAAACAtatcccacattctgcacacggaAATGGCTTCTCCTCTGCGAGAGCTTTTGGAGGctcaacaccccttctgtgacttttattttgctgaacatcctgtgatgactgagaagacaggacctgtatataaggatgagatgacagatcttggctgtgaagggctgagggtgtatctgggataatggaatgttcttcatatgtatcttgtgtgatatcatcatctgctttataatctgaagatataagattatcctctgatctcctggtacaagaatctgccaAGGATAAAACATTTCTTATTATATTTGAGTCATAACCATAAAATCTTTCCTGTATTTATCGTCTTTATAAGTGCAAAATTATCCCAGAATATGGTGGAAAATTCTCCCCATCACTCCGGTCTGTTGTGTCCGTGTATTGTCTCATCCCCCAGTCTGTCTCCACTGATGGCCCTGACTGTTCCCATGTATGTGCCCCtacccctgtatacaccatatggcttcttcattacattcactttcatacctaccccccatttatgtgttcagtggattctccccacatcggcccctctctcctcccctcccccatgtatgtgcccctacccctgtatacaccatacggcttcttcattactttcactttcatacctaccccccatttatgtgttcagtggattctccccacatcggcccctctctcctcccctcccccatgtatgtgcccctacccctgtatacaccatacggcttcttcattacattcactttcatacctaccccccatttatgtgttcagtggattctccccacatcggcccctctctcctcccctcccccatgtatgtgcccctacccctgtatacaccatacggcttcttcattacattcactttcatacctaccccccatttatgtgttcagtggattctccccacatcggcccctctctcctcccctcccccatgtatgtgcccctacccctgtatacaccatacggcttcttcattacattccctttcatacctaccccccatttatgtgttcagtggattctccccacatcggcccctctctcctcccctcccccatgtatgtgcccctacccctgtatacaccatacggcttcttcattacattcactttcatacctgccccccatttatgtgttcagtggattctccccacatcggcccctctctcctcccctcccccatgtatgtgcccctacccctgtatacaccatacggcTTCTTCATTACATTCACTTTCATACCTACACCTCATTTATGTGTTCAGTGGATTCTCCCCACATCGGCCactctctcctcccctcccccatgtacagatcacatgacctatcAACCCCCATTTATATGTTCAGTGGATTCTTCCCACAtcggcccctctctcctcccccATGTACCGATCACATGACCTATCAACCCCCATTTATATGTTCAGTGGATTCTTCCCACAtcggcccctctctcctcccccgtgtacagatcacatgacctaagcaCTTTCATCAATCACTTTAGACCATCTGATTCCATTCACTGGTCCATCTCGTCTCTTATTCTCCTGCTCCCACAATATGAAGTGTGATTAGGagctacagtgcatagtgaaagtattcggcccccttgaactttttgaccttttgccacatttcaggcttcaaacataaagatataaaactgtaattttttgtgaagaatcaacaagtgggacacaatcatgaagtggaacgaaatttattggatatttaaaacttctttaacaaataaactgaaaaattgggcgtgcaaaattattcagcccccttaagttaatactttgtagcccCACCTTTttctgcgattacagctgtaagtcccttggggtatgtctctatgagttttgcacatcgagagactgacatttttgcccattcctccttgcaaaacagctggagctcagtgaggttggatggagagcgtttgtgaacagctggagctcagtgaggttggatggagagcgtttgtgaacagctggaactcagtgaggttggatggagagcgtttgtgaacagctggagctcagtgaggttggatggagagcgtttgtgaacagctggagctcagtgaggttggatggagagcgtttgtgaacagctggaactcagtgaggttggatggagagcgtttgtgaacagctggagctcagtgaggttggatggagagcgtttgtgaacagctggagctcagtgaggttggatggagagcgtttgtgaacagctggaactcagtgaggttggatggagagcgtttgtgaacagctggagctcagtgaggttggatggagagcgtttgtgaacagctggagctcagtgaggttggatggagagcgtttgtgaacagctggagctcagtgaggttggatggagagcgtttgtgaacagctggagctcagtgaggttggatggagagcgtttgtgaacagctggagctcagtgaggttggaatggagagcgtttgtgaacagctggagctcagtgaggttggatggagagcgtttgtgaacagctggagctcagtgaggttggatggagagagtttgtgaacagctggagctcagtgaggttggatggagagcgtttgtgaacagctggagctcagtgaggttggatggagagcgtttgtgaacagctggagctcagtgaggttggatggagagcgtttgtgaacagctcgagctcagtgaggttggatggagagtgtttgtgaacagctggaggtcagtgaggttggatggagagcgtttgtgaacagctggagctcagtgaggttggatggagagcgtttgtgaacagctggagctcagggaggttggatggagagcgtttgtgaacagctggagctcagtgaggttggttggagagcgtttgtgaacagctggagctcagtgaggttggatggagagcgtttgtgaacagctggagctcagtgaggttggatggagagcgtttgtgaacagctggagctcagtgaggttggatggagagcgtttgtgaacagctggagctcagtgaggttggatggagagcgtttgtgaacagctggagctcagtgaggttggatggagagcgtttgtgaacagcagttttcagttctttccacagattctccattggattcaggtctggactttgacttggccattctaacacctggatatgcttatttgtgaaccattccattgtagattttgctttatgttttggatcattgtcttgttggaagacaaatctccgtcccagtctcaggtcttttgcagaccccatcaggttttcttccagaatggtcctgtatttggctccatccatcttcccatcaattttatccatcttccctgtccctgctgaagagggtgatcatgggcctcttggctgcatctctgatcagtcttctccttgtatgatgtgaaagtttagagggacggccaggtctttgtagatttgcaatggtctgatactccttccatttcaatattagcgcttgcacagtgctccttgggatgtttaaaactTGGGAAATAACtctgtatccaaatccggctttaaacttctccacaacagtatcttggacctgcctggtgtgttccttgttcttcatgatgctctctgcgctttaaatggacctctgagactatcacagtgcaggtgcatttatacggagacttcattacacacaggtggattctatttatcatcattagtcagttaggtcaacattggatcattcagagatcctcactgaacttctggagagagtttgctgcactgaaagtaaaagggctgaataattttgcacgcccaatttttcagttttttatttgttaaaaaagttttaaatatccaataaattccgttccacttcatgattgtgtcccacttgttgttgattcttcacaaaaaaattacagttttatatctttgtgtttgaagcctgaaatgtggcaaaaggtcgaaaagtttaaGGGGGCCGAATATTTTTACTATGCACTGTAAGTTCACTTTAtactctgtgggggagatttatcaaaacctgtggagaggcaaagttgctgagttgcccatagcaaccaatttttcacatgccttgttaagaatgaaagaagtgatctgattggttgctatgggcaactttgcctctccacaggttttgataaatctaccccaggtGTCCAAGGGAGCTGGTTGTGACCGATGCAACGGAATTGCTGGGTCCCAAATAGCTGAGAGGATAaatggaggtctcttaccttcagGCAGCCTCAAcagactgtagtaatggagcgccgataacactgatcaatactgttctatggcacaacattgttcagtgtatgcaatctatataatagtctcctatggggactaaaatatagtgaataaaatgtaaaaaaaataaatgtgaataagccccaaaCCTAATAAACTTTTAATTCCCTTTCGTTTTTTACTTCCAATAGCCGTAACGCTTTACATTTTTCACCtattttacctaaaaaaaaacgacggagcaaaaaaaataaaaaataaaaaaaataaaacgccattttcaacttttggaggcttccgattctatgcagtgcactttttgataaaatgatgcattatctttattctgttggtccattcgATTACAAGGATACACAGTTTACATGTATTtcagttttattttactactttaaaaaaattataaaaccttTTGTCCGACAATTGCTAGGCTTTTTTAAGCTGTGATCTGTACTCTTTAATCggtaaaaatcagcaattttacgCCATTGACTTTACAACTTACttaatattatatttagatgTTTCAGACTTTTACACGTGCGGTAATACcacgtttgtttatttttgtttcaataattttatttaaaaaaaaaaatagaaaaagtgggggggggggaatttaaacttttattagggtgaaatttttctagaaaatgaagtatttctcacagaaaaggattgcagtaacatatgttttgctatacacatgtttattcctttttgtgtattggaactaaaccaaaagagagaggaaaaaaagcagatgctcctttaaactcacctggggcaagtaacgggtgtgggcaaaataaaaatcacacctgaaagcagataaaaatgagagaagttcacttagtctttgctctgtgcatgccacactaagcatggacaacagaacgagaagagaactgtctgaggacttgagaaccaaaattgtggaaaaatatcaacaatctcaaggttacaagtccatctccagagatctagctttgcctttgcccacagtgcacaacattatcaagaagtttacaacccatggcactgtagctaatctccctgggcgtggacagaagagaaaaattgatgaaaggtgtcaatccaggaaagtccggatggtggataagcagccccaaacaagttccaaagatcttCAAGCTGtccggcaggctcagggagcatcagtgtcagcgcaaactatccgtcgacatttaaatgaaatgaaacactatggaggagacccaggaggacccccactatggaggagacccaggaggaccccactatggaggagacccaggaggaccccactatggaggagacccaggaggaccccactatggaggagacttaggaggaccccactatggaggagacccaggaggaccccactatggaggagacccaggaggaccccactatggaggagacccaggaggaccccactgctgacacagagacataaaaaagcaagactacattttgtcaaaatgaacttgagtaaccaaaatccttctgggaaaatgtcttgtggacagatgagaccaagatagagctttttggtaaagcacatcattctactgtttaccgaaaacagaatgaggcctacaaagaaaagaacacagtacctacagtgacatatggtggaggtcaattatgttttggggttgttttactgcctctggcacttggggccttgaatgtgtacaagacatcatgaaatctgaggattaccaatggattttgggtcgcactgtacagcccagtgtcagaaagctgggtttgtgtccgagatcttgggtcttccagcaggacaatgaccccaaacatatgtcaaaaagccccagaaatggatggcaacaaagcgctggagagtcctgaagtggcagcaatgagtccagatctaaatcccattgatcacctgtggagagatcttataattactgttgggaaaaggcgccttccaataagagacctgaagcagtttgtaaaggaacagtggtccaacattccggctgagaggtgtaagaagcttattgatggttataggaagccaatgattttagttatttattccaaagggtgtgcaaccaaatattaaggtaagggtgccaataattttgtccagcccatttttggagtttggtgacatatTGTCCAATTTCCAtttcttcctccctcccttttttggtttagttccaaaacacacaaaagCAATAgactccttttctgtgagaaatacttaaccccttaaggacgcagctccttttcacctttttcgcaattctgaccaccgtcactttatgcattaataactctgggaagcttttaccgattattctgattcagagaatgttttttcgtgacatattctactttatgttagtggtaaattttcgtcgttacttgcatcatttcttggtgaaaaatccccaaatttcatgaaaatttagcatttttctaactttgaatctctctgcttgtaaggaaaattgataatccaaataaattttatatcgATTCACaattacaatatgtccacttaatgttggcatcataaaatggacatatttttactttttgaaaaaattagaagcTTCAAAGTagaacagcaattttcaaaattttcatgaaaattgctaaatctgaagggacagatgttacagaactacaacttccagcatgcctgggcagtctaggcatgctgagagttgtagtttggcaacatctggagggctaccgtttgggcaccactgtaatagtggtctccaaactgtgaccctccaaatgttgcaaaactacaactcccagcgtgcccagacggCATCTTCTtttcaggtaccggccgccatcttctccccccgttctgcccgatatCCAGGGGTTGGCagagcgggggcggggggtttccatggcaaccccctgtcgtgcactgctgatagggatgacccttaattttctaatgactgatcaatatattaaccccttaaggactgagccctttttcaccttaaggactcagccattttttgcaaatctgaccactgtcactttaaacattaataactctggaatgcttttagttatcattctgattccgagattgttttttcgtgacatattctactttaacatagtggtaaatttttgtggtaacttgcatcctttcttggtgaaaaatcccaaaattttatgaaaaatttgaaaattttgcatttttctaactttgaagctctctgcttgtaaggaaaatggatatttcaaataattttttttttttattcacatatacaatatgtctactttatgtttgcatcataaaattgatgagtttttacttttggaagacaccagagggcttcaaagttccgcagcaattttccaatttttcacaaaattttgaaactcgctttttttcagggaccagttcaggtttgaagtggatttgaagggtcttcatattagaattaccccataaatgaccccattataaaaactgcacccccgaaagtattcaaaatgacattcagtaagcgttttaaccctttacgggtttcacaggaatagcagcaaagtgaaggagaaaattcacaatcttcattttttacactcgcatgttcttgtagacccaatttttgaatttttgcaaggggtaaaaaggagaaaatttttacttgtatttgaaacccaatttctctcgagtaagcacatacctcatatgtctatgttaattgttcggcgggcgcagtagagggctcagaagggaaggagcgtcaaatggtttttggggggcatgtcacctttaggaagcccctatggtgccagaacagcaaaaacccccacatggcataccattttggaaactagacccctcggggaacgtaacaaggggtaatgtgaaccttaataccccacaggtgattcacgacttttgcatatgtaaaaaaaaaaaacatttttttacctaaaatgcttggtttccctaaagttttacatttttaaaaagggtaatagcagaaaataccccccaaaatttgaagcccaatttctcccgattcagaaaacaccccataagggggtgaaaagtgctctgctggcgcattacaggtctcagaagagaaggagtcacatttggcttttttgaaggaaattttgctctgggggcatgccgcatttaggaagcccctatggtgccaggacagcaaaaaaaaaaacacatggcataccattttggaaactagacccctcggggaacgtaacaaggggtaaagtgaaccttaataccctacaggtgtttcacgacttttgcatatgtaaaaaaaaataaaaaaatgtacctaaaatgcttggtttccccaaaaatttacatttatacaaagggttaaagcagaaaataccccccaaaatttgaagcacaatttctcccgattcagaaaacaccccatatgggggtgaaaagtgctctgctggcgcactacaggt
Above is a genomic segment from Hyla sarda isolate aHylSar1 chromosome 1, aHylSar1.hap1, whole genome shotgun sequence containing:
- the LOC130297696 gene encoding oocyte zinc finger protein XlCOF22-like; amino-acid sequence: MCQNAAQCDKINLQTSKKGKWPARKGSFHSLDPQFERCTMTGSCSNQEIGSIRAPASICSVRTLYSSYKVSGRGGLFLHGGVGVCRRTQGSVQGSGHDGGSAAPHITRSSKRTAPERCPRPLLPQDDQGEDPNNINAPETDVSGGEQYKEDIPTGKDMIYINATDIKKEETDVRGDEQYKEDIFTGKDMFCINATDIKEEKTVVSGDEQYKEDITTVKDLIYINATDIKKEERDVSGDEKYKEDIPTGNYPDSCTRRSEDNLISSDYKADDDITQDTYEEHSIIPDTPSALHSQDLSSHPYIQVLSSQSSQDVQQNKSHRRGVEPPKALAEEKPFPCAECGICFTQESNLVQHQRIHTGEKFLQCPECGKRFTRKSDVVEHLRTHTVEKLFSCSECGHCFTNKSSLLEHQIIHTGEKPFSCSECEKCFTRKSNLEQHQRTHTKEIPLKCSECEKCFTRKSNLEQHQRSHAKEKPFSCSECGKCFTQKSDLVKHQRTHTGEKPFSCSECGKCFTQKPNLVQHQRSHTKEKPFECSECGKCFTQKSDLVTHQRTHTGERPFSCSECGKCFTRKSVLVKHQRTHTGERPFSCSECGKCFTQKSELVKHQRTHTGEKPYLCSECWKGFTQKSHLVQHQRTHTGEKSFYA